The Xenopus laevis strain J_2021 chromosome 7S, Xenopus_laevis_v10.1, whole genome shotgun sequence genome includes a window with the following:
- the LOC121396049 gene encoding toll-like receptor 13, giving the protein MWFRKAPLQIVHPYNLTCPGNENSYFHDFDIHVCDKEFKLKLFCSSFPSILLLIIIPIVYSKFYWRIKYNYFLFVAWLHERWKSEKELYKYDAFVSYNTHDEEWVYKMMLNMLETSALGLCLHHRDFQLGRDIIDNIVDSIHNCHKTICVVSRSYLQSEWCSLEMQLASYKLFDEMRDVLVLILLDDIPDRELSTYHRMRKLMLKKTYITWSAESEAQELFWTKVEEAVLGRRPSEVVVGAKIRKLNHCSAEEY; this is encoded by the coding sequence ATGTGGTTTAGAAAGGCCCCTCTGCAGATTGTCCATCCTTATAACCTGACATGTCCTGGCAATGAAAACTCTTACTTTCATGACTTTGACATCCATGTCTGTGATAAGGAATTTAAACTGAAGCTCTTTTGCTCATCCTTTCCCAGCATTTTGCTCTTGATCATCATTCCCATTGTATACAGCAAGTTCTACTGGCGGATCAAGTACAATTACTTTCTCTTTGTTGCCTGGCTACATGAACGATGGAAGTCAGAAAAAGAACTCTATAAATATGATGCTTTTGTCTCTTACAATACCCATGATGAGGAATGGGTATATAAAATGATGCTAAATATGCTAGAGACCTCAGCTCTTGGTCTCTGCCTCCATCACCGGGACTTCCAGCTTGGTAGAGACATCATAGACAATATTGTGGACAGTATACACAACTGCCATAAAACCATTTGTGTTGTGAGCCGGAGCTACCTGCAGAGTGAGTGGTGCTCCCTAGAGATGCAGCTCGCCAGCTACAAACTCTTTGATGAGATGAGGGATGTCCTTGTACTTATCTTATTAGATGATATCCCAGACAGAGAGCTTTCCACTTATCACAGGATGAGGAAGCTGATGCTGAAGAAAACATATATTACCTGGTCAGCTGAATCTGAAGCACAAGAGTTGTTTTGGACTAAAGTTGAAGAGGCAGTGTTGGGCAGAAGGCCCTCAGAAGTTGTAGTGGGAGCAAAAATTAGAAAGCTTAATCATTGTTCAGCTGAGGAGTACTAA